The following are from one region of the Magallana gigas chromosome 6, xbMagGiga1.1, whole genome shotgun sequence genome:
- the LOC136276593 gene encoding uncharacterized protein isoform X2 codes for MREGDCLKLCAGDRTQACGGSWRIAVYENPQYRPKFVGCYMDQEARTLNEKMTVSTTMTVDSCRKTCTDLKFKYYGVEYSSQCFCGNQLLNVRKMREGDCLKPCDGDRTQACGGNWRIAVYENPLYIPTAIVRKEFVGCYMDQTFRTLGEKMTSSTAMTVNRCRKTCTDLKFKYYGVKYSSQCFCRYDLIHAIKVSEGDCLRPCSGDRTQACGGSWRIAVYENPRYISQFVGCFVDQEARTLNGKMTTSTTMTVDSCRKTCTDLKFMFYGVEVGIQCFCGNILTHFQVVNKGDCLKPCAGNKRQACGGPWRIAVYRNS; via the exons ATGAGGGAGGGCGACTGTTTGAAACTGTGCGCAGGAGATAGAACACAGGCTTGTGGTGGGTCATGGAGAATTGCTGTATATGAAAATCCTCAATACAGACCAA AATTTGTTGGTTGTTACATGGATCAAGAAGCCCGAACCTTGAACGAAAAGATGACTGTCTCCACAACAATGACAGTGGACAGCTGCCGAAAAACGTGTACGGACCTGAAGTTTAAATACTACGGTGTAGAG TACAGTTCACAATGTTTTTGTGGAAATCAATTATTGAACGTGAGGAAAATGAGGGAGGGCGACTGTTTGAAACCGTGCGATGGAGATAGAACACAGGCTTGTGGTGGAAATTGGAGAATTGCTGTATATGAAAATCCTCTATACATACCAA CTGCCATCGTAAGAAA agAATTTGTTGGTTGTTACATGGATCAAACATTCCGAACCTTGGGCGAAAAGATGACCTCCTCTACAGCAATGACAGTAAACAGGTGCAGAAAAACGTGTACGGATTTGAAGTTTAAATACTACGGTGTAAAG TATAGTTCGCAGTGTTTTTGTAGATATGACCTTATACATGCAATAAAAGTGAGTGAGGGAGACTGTCTGAGACCGTGTTCAGGTGATAGAACACAGGCTTGTGGTGGGTCATGGAGAATTGCTGTTTATGAAAATCCTCGATACATATCAC AATTTGTTGGCTGTTTTGTGGATCAAGAAGCCCGAACCTTGAACGGAAAGATGACCACTTCTACAACAATGACAGTGGACAGCTGCAGAAAAACGTGTACGGACCTGAAGTTCATGTTCTATGGTGTAGAG GTTGGTATACAGTGTTTTTGTGGAAATATACTAACACACTTCCAAGTAGTGAACAAAGGCGACTGTTTAAAACCGTGCGCAGGGAATAAAAGACAGGCTTGTGGCGGACCCTGGAGAATTGCCGTTTATAGAAATTCTTAA
- the LOC136276592 gene encoding uncharacterized protein, whose translation MFVKFYDISDSEPVYSVVCFECKQTMVFTSSKRKKREKNVVSATKARWVIKKQSAQISEEHNYANAGTCNATSSLSLNLQDLNNIVADEEVDDANADTDDGDDCESKHSSMPWDSGRRVVELGVLPNALASCKNCTNPLQLSHATSIRTYGLAAILKVPCSNTNCRFVNNVPTGKQHEKTHIWDVNTKLANALIHSGVGVSEMNSILAALNIPQVQHKLVSKRQTEVGQAVEVVANSSVLECLEEECNATEKETGSKDICVSVDAGWQKRGSGKAYDSMSGHATMIGTRTGKVVGYSVRTKSCRVCGHASKTGTNPQPHDCKQNWNGSAKAMEQDMVVEMVKEKKQAGIRTAAIVGDDDATTISKLHQTVGQILRRGLTKTI comes from the exons ATGTTCGTAAAATTTTACGACATCAGTGACAGCGAACCAGTCTACAGTGTCGTATGCTtcgaatgtaaacaaacaatgGTGTTTACATCATCGAAAAGGAAAAAACGAGAAAAGAACGTTGTTAGTGCAACAAAAGCTAGATGGGTGATTAAGAAACAATCGGCCCAGATATCGGAAGAGCATAATTATGCTAATGCAGGTACATGTAACGCTACATCATCCCTGTCTCTAAATCTTCAGGACCTAAACAACATCGTCGCAGACGAAGAAGTTGACGATGCCAATGCCGACACAGACGACGGTGATGACTGTGAATCAAAACATTCAAGCATGCCATGGGACAGTGGAAGACGCGTCGTTGAGCTTGGGGTTCTTCCCAACGCGTTGGCGTCCTGCAAAAACTGCACAAACCCCCTCCAACTGTCACATGCCACCTCAATAAGAACGTACGGTCTTGCTGCCATTTTAAAG gtcCCATGTAGCAATACAAACTGCAGGTTCGTAAACAATGTACCCACAGGGAAACAACATGAAAAAACCCATATATGGGATGTAAACACTAAACTAGCTAACG CTTTGATACATTCTGGTGTGGGAGTATCCGAAATGAATAGCATTTTAGCAGCTTTGAATATTCCCCAAGTTCAACATAAACTCGTCAGTAAGCGACAAACCGAGGTTGGACAGGCAGTGGAAGTGGTGGCAAACAGTTCTGTTTTAGAGTGTCTCGAGGAGGAATGTAACGCAACTGAgaa AGAAACTGGCTCTAAGGATATTTGTGTCTCTGTCGATGCTGGATGGCAAAAACGGGGAAGTGGGAAAGCCTATGATAGCATGTCAG gGCATGCAACCATGATTGGTACTAGAACAGGAAAGGTGGTCGGATACAGTGTTCGGACCAAATCCTGCCGCGTGTGCGGTCATGCATCTAAGACAGGGACTAATCCTCAGCCACATGACTGTAAACAGAACTGGAATG GAAGTGCGAAAGCTATGGAACAGGATATGGTAGTGGAAATGGTTAAGGAAAAGAAGCAAGCTGGAATACGTACAGCAGCCATTGTCGGAGATGACGATGCCACAACCATATCTAAACTACACCAGACTGTTGGCCAAATATTAAGAAGAGGTCTGACAAAAACCATTTGA
- the LOC136276593 gene encoding uncharacterized protein isoform X3 — MREGDCLKLCAGDRTQACGGSWRIAVYENPQYRPKFVGCYMDQEARTLNEKMTVSTTMTVDSCRKTCTDLKFKYYGVEYSSQCFCGNQLLNVRKMREGDCLKPCDGDRTQACGGNWRIAVYENPLYIPKFVGCYMDQTFRTLGEKMTSSTAMTVNRCRKTCTDLKFKYYGVKYSSQCFCRYDLIHAIKVSEGDCLRPCSGDRTQACGGSWRIAVYENPRYISPAIVTKEFVGCFVDQEARTLNGKMTTSTTMTVDSCRKTCTDLKFMFYGVEVGIQCFCGNILTHFQVVNKGDCLKPCAGNKRQACGGPWRIAVYRNS; from the exons ATGAGGGAGGGCGACTGTTTGAAACTGTGCGCAGGAGATAGAACACAGGCTTGTGGTGGGTCATGGAGAATTGCTGTATATGAAAATCCTCAATACAGACCAA AATTTGTTGGTTGTTACATGGATCAAGAAGCCCGAACCTTGAACGAAAAGATGACTGTCTCCACAACAATGACAGTGGACAGCTGCCGAAAAACGTGTACGGACCTGAAGTTTAAATACTACGGTGTAGAG TACAGTTCACAATGTTTTTGTGGAAATCAATTATTGAACGTGAGGAAAATGAGGGAGGGCGACTGTTTGAAACCGTGCGATGGAGATAGAACACAGGCTTGTGGTGGAAATTGGAGAATTGCTGTATATGAAAATCCTCTATACATACCAA AATTTGTTGGTTGTTACATGGATCAAACATTCCGAACCTTGGGCGAAAAGATGACCTCCTCTACAGCAATGACAGTAAACAGGTGCAGAAAAACGTGTACGGATTTGAAGTTTAAATACTACGGTGTAAAG TATAGTTCGCAGTGTTTTTGTAGATATGACCTTATACATGCAATAAAAGTGAGTGAGGGAGACTGTCTGAGACCGTGTTCAGGTGATAGAACACAGGCTTGTGGTGGGTCATGGAGAATTGCTGTTTATGAAAATCCTCGATACATATCAC CTGCCATCGTAACAAAAG AATTTGTTGGCTGTTTTGTGGATCAAGAAGCCCGAACCTTGAACGGAAAGATGACCACTTCTACAACAATGACAGTGGACAGCTGCAGAAAAACGTGTACGGACCTGAAGTTCATGTTCTATGGTGTAGAG GTTGGTATACAGTGTTTTTGTGGAAATATACTAACACACTTCCAAGTAGTGAACAAAGGCGACTGTTTAAAACCGTGCGCAGGGAATAAAAGACAGGCTTGTGGCGGACCCTGGAGAATTGCCGTTTATAGAAATTCTTAA
- the LOC136276593 gene encoding uncharacterized protein isoform X1 → MREGDCLKLCAGDRTQACGGSWRIAVYENPQYRPKFVGCYMDQEARTLNEKMTVSTTMTVDSCRKTCTDLKFKYYGVEYSSQCFCGNQLLNVRKMREGDCLKPCDGDRTQACGGNWRIAVYENPLYIPTAIVRKEFVGCYMDQTFRTLGEKMTSSTAMTVNRCRKTCTDLKFKYYGVKYSSQCFCRYDLIHAIKVSEGDCLRPCSGDRTQACGGSWRIAVYENPRYISPAIVTKEFVGCFVDQEARTLNGKMTTSTTMTVDSCRKTCTDLKFMFYGVEVGIQCFCGNILTHFQVVNKGDCLKPCAGNKRQACGGPWRIAVYRNS, encoded by the exons ATGAGGGAGGGCGACTGTTTGAAACTGTGCGCAGGAGATAGAACACAGGCTTGTGGTGGGTCATGGAGAATTGCTGTATATGAAAATCCTCAATACAGACCAA AATTTGTTGGTTGTTACATGGATCAAGAAGCCCGAACCTTGAACGAAAAGATGACTGTCTCCACAACAATGACAGTGGACAGCTGCCGAAAAACGTGTACGGACCTGAAGTTTAAATACTACGGTGTAGAG TACAGTTCACAATGTTTTTGTGGAAATCAATTATTGAACGTGAGGAAAATGAGGGAGGGCGACTGTTTGAAACCGTGCGATGGAGATAGAACACAGGCTTGTGGTGGAAATTGGAGAATTGCTGTATATGAAAATCCTCTATACATACCAA CTGCCATCGTAAGAAA agAATTTGTTGGTTGTTACATGGATCAAACATTCCGAACCTTGGGCGAAAAGATGACCTCCTCTACAGCAATGACAGTAAACAGGTGCAGAAAAACGTGTACGGATTTGAAGTTTAAATACTACGGTGTAAAG TATAGTTCGCAGTGTTTTTGTAGATATGACCTTATACATGCAATAAAAGTGAGTGAGGGAGACTGTCTGAGACCGTGTTCAGGTGATAGAACACAGGCTTGTGGTGGGTCATGGAGAATTGCTGTTTATGAAAATCCTCGATACATATCAC CTGCCATCGTAACAAAAG AATTTGTTGGCTGTTTTGTGGATCAAGAAGCCCGAACCTTGAACGGAAAGATGACCACTTCTACAACAATGACAGTGGACAGCTGCAGAAAAACGTGTACGGACCTGAAGTTCATGTTCTATGGTGTAGAG GTTGGTATACAGTGTTTTTGTGGAAATATACTAACACACTTCCAAGTAGTGAACAAAGGCGACTGTTTAAAACCGTGCGCAGGGAATAAAAGACAGGCTTGTGGCGGACCCTGGAGAATTGCCGTTTATAGAAATTCTTAA